A single window of Coffea eugenioides isolate CCC68of chromosome 7, Ceug_1.0, whole genome shotgun sequence DNA harbors:
- the LOC113778013 gene encoding ribosome production factor 1-like — protein MGGKRKDFASTTDVQGTEEGGEQKVKKKKKEKLAADGLLPSTIKNKEKRSAVHAKLKQQKRLEKRKRAKAREAAEQRALELGEEPPPRKIPRTIENTRELDETICKPDDEELFAANDVDEFSSILKQDRTPKILITTCRFNSTRGPAFISDLLSVIPNAHYFKRGTYDLKKIVEYAENKEFTSVIVVHTNRREPDALLIIALPDGPTAHFKLSKLLLRKDIKNHGNPTSHKPELVLNNFTTRLGHRIGRLIQSLFPQDPNFHGRRVVTFHNQRDFVFFRHHRYIFETKESKQAASSGKKSKDNNDEKSEQKLIARLQECGPRFTLKLISLQHGTFDSKGGEYEWVHKPEMDTSRRRFFL, from the exons ATGGGAGGAAAGAGAAAGGATTTCGCCAGCACCACCGATGTCCAGGGTACCGAGGAAGGAGGAGAACAAAAggtaaagaagaagaagaaggagaaactGGCGGCGGATGGATTGCTTCCATCGACAATAAAGAATAAGGAGAAGAGGTCTGCCGTCCATGCCAAGCTTAAGCAGCAGAAAAGGCTTGAGAAACGTAAGAGGGCCAAGGCTCGTGAAGCGGCTGAGCAGAGAGCTCTTGAGCTTGGCGAGGAG CCTCCGCCGAGGAAAATCCCTCGCACAATTGAAAATACCAGGGAGCTTGACGAGACTATCTGCAAGCCTGACGATGAAGAG CTATTTGCTGCAAATGATGTAGATGAATTTAGTTCGATTCTGAAGCAGGACCGCACTCCAAAGATACTCATAACAACTTGCCGCTTCAATTCAACT AGGGGACCTGCTTTTATATCAGATCTACTCTCTGTGATCCCAAATGCACACTATTTCAAGAGAGGAACCTATGATCTTAAAAAG ATTGTAGAATATGCAGAAAATAAGGAATTCACTTCTGTTATCGTTGTCCACACTAATCGCCGGGAACCAG ATGCTTTATTGATAATTGCATTACCTGATGGACCTACTGCCCATTTCAAATTATCAAAGCTGCTTCTGCGCAAGGATATTAAG AATCATGGGAATCCAACTAGTCACAAGCCTGAGCTAGTCTTGAATAACTTCACAACACGCTTGGGACATCGTATCGGGAG GTTGATACAATCGCTTTTCCCACAAGATCCTAATTTTCATGGTCGTCGAGTTGTAACGTTTCACAATCAACGTGATTTTGTATTCTTTCGCCATCACCG TTacatttttgaaaccaaagaAAGTAAGCAGGCTGCATCCAGTGGCAAAAAGAGCAAGGATAATAACGATGAGAAAAGCGAGCAGAAACTTATTGCACGACTTCAG GAATGCGGTCCTCGTTTCACATTAAAGTTAATCAGTCTGCAACATGGAACATTTGATTCAAAGGGTGGGGAATATGAGTGGGTTCACAAG CCGGAAATGGATACTAGTCGCAGAAGATTTTTCTTGTGA
- the LOC113777479 gene encoding probable E3 ubiquitin-protein ligase RHG1A, whose protein sequence is MDEFSGKRHRVGVVVPRKGSRLVSRDTIDKRDQNAEFCNRLGCNGRLKYGKSNQSDCADKSKNIRPSGHSSNGKQITRSSPETCFPINNGRKSRRDSDSFRKSLSNLDNDSAESCGVRCEPDVTEHIPLVNRNNMVLQPDLQDSSAGKVTLTEVGSSSTRSSNKSHIVFRHKPPSGCQNPLPGPSVTSVISTSNSMASGSRNYNGSRYGLRNLRCNSISDVNPRGGSASESKVKRDVLRKRSPEAQSSASSSGRRGSMARSEDGHVSAFNTGISVTDSRHGRSWVSNSDSHTAPLRTRKALNSNTRIGLSNLDNRNALLTSESSSGIAQLSRPETPNSANLHSLSYQSSMEGSSNASSSCRLSARTGIMSLTPTEHGITHALRRHNLNGVAEVLLALERIGQDEEYEHLLALENDLFLGHLNFDDQHRDMRLDIDNMSYEELLALEERMGTVSTAFSEEAFAKCITKSIYQTATADVGAAGCSEDEADIRCSICQEEYVAGDEIGKLGCEHGYHLVCIHQWLRLKNWCPICKASAAPSQSSLSS, encoded by the exons ATGGATGAGTTTTCTGGTAAGAGACACAGAGTTGGGGTGGTTGTCCCCAGAAAAGGATCTAGACTTGTTTCCAGGGATACCATTGATAAAAGAGATCAAAATGCTGAATTTTGCAATCGTCTTGGATGCAATGGAAGACTTAAATATGGAAAGAGTAATCAAAGTGATTGTGCTGACAAATCCAAAAATATAAGGCCTTCTGGTCATTCTTCAAATGGCAAGCAGATTACTAGGAGCTCCCCAGAGACTTGTTTTCCAATTAATAATGGAAGAAAATCACGACGTGATTCAGATTCTTTTAGGAAATCTTTGTCTAACTTAGACAATGATTCTGCAGAATCTTGTGGTGTTCGGTGTGAGCCAGATGTTACGGAACACATCCCTTTAGTAAATAGGAATAACATGGTACTTCAGCCTGATTTACAAGATTCAAGTGCTGGTAAAGTGACACTGACAGAAGTCGGGAGTTCAAGCACAAGATCAAGTAATAAATCTCATATAGTATTTCGTCACAAGCCTCCGTCTGGCTGTCAAAATCCTCTTCCTGGTCCCTCTGTTACATCTGTTATTTCTACATCAAATAGCATGGCTTCAGGGTCTAGGAACTACAATGGGAGTCGGTATGGTTTAAGAAATTTAAGATGCAACTCAATATCTGATGTTAACCCACGAGGTGGTTCAGCCTCAGAATCTAAGGTTAAGAGGGatgttttaagaaaaagaaGTCCTGAAGCACAAAGTAGTGCATCTTCTTCAGGAAGAAGAGGTAGCATGGCTCGTTCTGAAGATGGACATGTCTCCGCCTTCAATACAGGAATCTCTGTCACTGACTCAAGACATGGTAGAAGCTGGGTTTCAAATAGTGATTCTCACACTGCACCTCTGAGGACTCGGAAGGCATTGAACTCAAATACTAGGATTGGGCTTTCAAATCTTGACAACAGAAATGCTTTATTAACCAGTGAATCCAGTAGCGGTATTGCACAATTATCTAGACCTGAAACTCCTAATAGTGCTAATTTACATAGTTTATCTTATCAATCTTCCATGGAAGGTTCTTCAAATGCTTCAAGCTCCTGTAGACTATCTGCGAGAACTGGTATAATGTCCTTGACGCCCACAGAACATGGTATTACTCATGCTTTGCGGCGACATAACCTGAATGGAGTTGCTGAG GTACTACTAGCTCTTGAGAGAATTGGACAAGATGAAGAGTATGAG CACTTACTTGCTTTGGAGAACGATTTATTTCTTGGCCACCTTAACTTCGACGACCAGCACAGAGATATGAGATTAGACATTGATAACATGTCGTATGAG GAATTACTTGCTTTAGAGGAGAGGATGGGTACTGTGAGCACAGCATTCTCAGAAGAGGCATTTGCTAAATGCATCACGAAAAGCATATACCAGACTGCTACGGCAGATGTTGGGGCTGCTGGATGTAGTGAGGATGAAGCTGATATTAGATGCAGTATTTGCCAG GAAGAGTATGTAGCAGGCGATGAAATTGGGAAGCTGGGATGTGAACATGGTTATCACTTGGTATGTATACACCAGTGGTTACGGTTGAAGAATTGGTGTCCCATTTGCAAGGCTTCAGCTGCACCATCCCAGTCTTCTTTGTCGTCCTAA